TTTCTCTCGGGATGGAGGCCAAGTTGCCTCCTCTTCTCGCCATGTAAGTTTCATTAAGTTTTGTTCAGCTTGTGTGTACATACAATAAGATAATGCTTCAATCAGATAATGCTTCTAGTTTGCACAAACTCCACTGATTCACTGCattgctgtgtgtttctcaggCAAGACAACAGCTGTCTGCCTCCAGCTCTCGCTTTGTGAGTACACCGCTGACGCACAATAACCTCTTAATCACACAGCCTGGTCAGAACCAGATTAGGGCTGCTTATGCTTGCTGCAGAGCTCTACTGCAACAGAAGGTGATCTCAGTGCTCAGGTGACTGAGATGGCAGGACGAACATGTCAACTAACGTCTGATACAAACACATGGTCTGAGTAAAGATCTTCCAAGTGTAAGGGATGCCTTCATTGACTTAGGTTACcattattatgtttattattaaacactgaGTGATCAGAAACAAATACATTGTAAATCAAATGTGTGCAACAGTCCTAATAAATACATCTTTTGAAGCCTAACACTATATCAGAGAGCTGTTGGTATGGTACTTTTTCAGgctgtattttgtgttgtttttgtattggACTGCATTAAGTTATACAATATTTTCTTATGTATTCTTGCCTCTGCATAGATACTGTTCAGCCTAATACAATATTCCTTCCGATCAAATCCACTGTCGGGCACAGCTTCAAAACTGACCCTCGAACTGAGTCAACACAAAAAGTTTTAGTTTAAACGATAACTGTTATATTGGACTTAATAACATTGCGCAGGACTTTGTATTATGAACTCGTTAAAAGTAAAGTCCACTGAGATCATCTTTTGTTAGTGTTCATTAAAGTAAGCACACAACCCAATCATTGACTTATCCAGAAAATTAAACTTTTGCAtctatgacatcatcaagcATTTTTTCCTACCCTGAAGACATCGTCTGGGGTTGTGGCATCAAACTTTTGTAAGAAAAGATTGATTCATTCCCAAAACAACTGTGTACTATATGTGAGTGTacgggtgtgtgtctgtgagggtGACTGTGTTGTCCTGCTGTGGTCAGGGTATTCTGCGATACCAATCAGACCTGCTGAGGTACCTGGGAACACTGCTGTTCCTCCCAGCCTTTCTGAGTGGAGCCGCtgagcagaaacaaacactggatGTGGAGCTCTTCTCAGACTACACAGACGACCCGGTGAGTCCTGCACTACTGCAATGTCTTATCATGTGTAAGTATTTTGTTGAAGTCTacctaatgttttttttccatgtgcaGTACACCCCCTCCGTCACTGCCGTCATTGAGATCCTGTCCAACAAGGTTCAGATCTACTCATCACATCTCTACGTTCATGCTCATTTCAGTGGTCTAAGGTAAGAGCCACTAGTGTGGTGCACATACCTGCAACATGAAACCGATGTGTACACCGTGCTATATACAAATCAAATAACCCCCCTGGTTGAGCGATCCCACTAGAGTCCTGAAACTGAGATCTAGGTAGGGCTCAAGGGCTCGGCTCATAGGTTATTATGTTCATAACCCCCCAGCTGAACTTTTTCTGTTGCTCTGGGTAATCTTATTTTCCTTGTGGTGTCCCACCAGGTTCTGTTCTTGGcccatttttattttccatatagtACATGCTGCTTCTTGCTTCTCGCTTCTTtgattttcacagtgtggtacgGATTCCTTTCTCGAGTGAatgatctctttttttttcttcactggaAAAACTTAGTTTCGTATGTCTCCGCCTACACTTATAGCCCACAGAGAAGTAAATACaacatgttcagatgttttattCTGTTGCTTGCTGaagaaaatgattgaaaatCACAGACTGGTATAGAAGTAAGAGTAAAACAGATAAAGTAGGAGTACAGCCTTTTCTACCATTATATGCCATCATAATTGCTGTAAAGCTACAATGACAGCTTTTTCCACCCTCTTTCAGATACCTGTTGTTCAACTTCCCTCTCATATCAGCCATGGTGGGTGTGTCCAGCAACTTCATCTTCCTCagtctgctcttcatcctcagcTACATGCGGCTACTGTTGAAAGTTGAATGGAGTCCAGGGCAGGTGAGAGGACACACCTGTTACTACAGACAGTAAGTGAGTATGAAGATTCCTCTGATGTGTTATTAAGCTCAGACTCAACGAGCTCTCTGCACTTGTTTCCTTGTTGTTAACAGCTCCGATCAGATGGGTTGCTGTCAGCCGAGGGGACGAACATGAACAACAACCAGCAAGAGGACGGAAAAGATTCTGCAAGTACAAAACCACAGGCATCAAGAATTTCAACACTGAAGTTATTTTCACCAGTGACTATGTATTGACTGTAGAATAAATTCCTTGACAGGTGATGCAGAACCGCCTGGTCCCCCGCAGACAACCCCAACAAATGTGAGCCTGGATGGAAATGAGACAGAGGTGCACAACAGACAGATGAATGGTCAGAGTGGAAGAAATCAATCAGAGTCCATTAATGATGGAGAGGTAGAAAGAGTAGAGGGAGGACTCAGAAAGCTCCCAAACGCCACTGACAAATATACTGAATGATAACCTGAGTTGCCACGTTCAAGCTCTTCCACTCTGATGCTTTAATGTTAGAACCCTCTGATTTATGGGCTTGACTCATCTGAAACTTTATACAAATCTCTCACTGTCATTTCTTAGATTTCTTTTATTCCTTGAATACACAAGATTACTAAATAAATaagcaaatgaataaatacagtcAAAATATGTAATACAACCTTGAAATAGTGAAATAAttcaacagttttttaaaacacattactGCACCTCTtgtatttgtcatgttttattccaTTTCATTTCAACTCCCTTTTccaaattcagtttttatttcacGGTGCAATTTCCCccaattttatttaataatgccacatctttttttctgtcaatcaaaatAAACAGGGCAGAGACATTTCTGTAATTGACTCTCTTGTGTAATTGGCTTTGGTCTGAAAAACTGCACAGCCGTTCTGTCTCAGTCTTGTTTGTCTTGATTGACAGACATAGACTTTGTAATAAAAAGCAACATCATGAAATGAAGCATTCACAGGTaagatgtgaaataaaaactggGGGAAATACATACAAATTTAAGACACAAGGAGTAAACACAGGACTGGGAAACAGACAATTACAACTGGACAACTGAAAGAGgtaaacacaaaatacacagggactaactaactaactaaaaaTGGGTGAACACAAAACaggtggaaaaaatacaaagacaggaagtgtaaagaaaagcaTGACACATGAGGAGTCTCTTTCAACATAAGACTAACTAATTTAAAACCTCGGACCTTGACAGATGCAGGATGCATGattttaaaaatctattaaaacattacacattttCATGGTTACATCATATATAAtatctgtatttattcatataaatatttatttcacaatGACTTATTTGTTTATCTTAGCACTCTGCGTGTCTGTTTACTTGGGACGtacatacacagaaatacagtatattaataagtttacactgacactgactggCTGGGATTCCTGTTTTCCTATTTCAGCTGTGTAATGTACGATTTTGGAGCTGTTTCTTTTGCAAGTTATAACTATCATGCTGGctgaaatgttactttaaaatgttgttacCAATTGATTAAGATGTTAAATTATGATTATAGCATGTGAGGCAACCTGTGTATCTTTTTTACCTATACAAAAATATCTTAAAGGAGAAATATTatactcattttcaggttcatagttttattttagttgctactagaacaggtttacatgctttaatgctaaaaaaaactcacatccgttttctcatattgtccagTCAGTgatgcagcactgtattccccctctgtctgagtaGCTCTGTTCTCTTTAAAGCCTAGTCTCCTCCgattggtcagttcacacacGGCAGGGCCAGCAGcgttaacaacaacagagcagctgtgctaaatcaattcttattcttattgaattatgcaaatgtgtgacatggtgacataatgtgatgtcacagaattaaaggcaggactactgatgaggcgtttcaggagcagtgttttctgtgggagagaggagcttctgttggtgcagactttgaccttttagatgcacaagaacctatagAATAcggaaggagaggaaaaaagtgaaaaagcacaatataTATCCTTTAAATTTATTGAGTTTTAAACCAAACTGTTTGTTACTTGGCTGCAAATCCATTCTAAGCTATATTCTGTTGCAATAAAacctgttaaaaatgttcatcGGTCTTTTGGTCAaaactttttccaaaaaaagaaatcactgaGCTAAAACAGTTAACCCACAAAGTACATACTCATATGTGGTGGGAGGACACCTTCCTCGTCTGCTGACACAGTCACATCTGTCATTCCTGGATGTCCTCTTGGCTCTGTGACTCTGTTGGCTGATTGAAGCTTTGGAAACTTACTCACGTCACTGCATGCAAAATATGGCACCAGcagggagaagagaagagagagggatgtAGCTCGGTGAAAGGCACGGAGCTTTCTATCACAGGTGGAAGACACAGGTAAGGTACAGTAAGGTAAGTTAGACATATGAGGATTTatagttttatatttctgttagGGTCCTTTTAAGAGCGTTTTAGAGTGGTGTTTAGACTGCTAAATTCATTTCCTCGAACGTATTCAAAACTGCACCTCTTGTAAACATTTCCTTGTTTTGTACAGGCACATGTTGGGCCCATGGAGCAAATACACCATCTGCCCTCCACAGTGGACTCAAAGATGGATGTGACAGATGACAACCACGTGGAGGGAATGAAGATGGAAACAGATAACAAGCAAACAATGGATAAtgacttcactgctggactATCAGATGAGACGTACCAAAATCTGACAATCCGTGAAGGGCCTTCCAGCAGCTGCGGGAGACTCAGAGTTAGATCCAGACCCAGACTCCAGTCGACAAAAAGTTTCCCCCCTTACAGTCAGTGTATAGGTGGActtggagaggatggagagcaGGACAATATGATCACTCATCATCCCAATCTCAGAAATGATGACATGATGAGGGAGGACGTGAATGAGTTGGTTCAAggcacagaaagaaaagaggactTTGAGTTGAAGGCAAGATGTGCAAGGGGTGAAGTGAAGACGAaatggaggacgaggaggagggagaggttAGGGGGGAGCTTTGAAGTTGATCCAGACGGATGGGAGAGCGCACAATGGAGTGGGAAAAGACGGGCAGAagagactgaaagagagagggagcatgATGATGAGGAGAGGCAAGGGGGCACAAACAGGGAGTGGAAACACTGGAGAAGTAAAAACTCGAGTTTTGAGATAGAggcaaaagaggaagaggatgaggaggggaaGAGATCTCCTGTTTCAGCAGTGGAGGGGGAGAATGAGGGCAGTAGGGAGACCCCAGAGGCTGAAGAAGCTGAGAGTCTGCCAGGGATGGTAGAGGGCCCCACAACACATCAGTGGTCCTCCCCACATCCAATCCTCTCCAAGATTTtgcactcctcctccacctcctcctccagctcctccatcaACCTCTCCTCAGCAGAGAGCGATGAGGTCTTTAGCGAAGGAGAGGATGCTGTCTCCAGGAGGAGGACTTTCAGGAAGGT
This window of the Pagrus major chromosome 18, Pma_NU_1.0 genome carries:
- the LOC141013571 gene encoding seipin-like — encoded protein: MDLESNLCQGDVGEPSLLIAQALLKLQNAVVTVVLRIRQTIIQSFVLSSVVVLLLWIAAFLYGSFYYSYMPRAAFSTPVHYHYRTDCESPSSFLCTYPVANISLMRNKKHVLTFGQAYQISLQLEMPDSPANQEQGMFMIRAACFSRDGGQVASSSRHARQQLSASSSRFGILRYQSDLLRYLGTLLFLPAFLSGAAEQKQTLDVELFSDYTDDPYTPSVTAVIEILSNKVQIYSSHLYVHAHFSGLRYLLFNFPLISAMVGVSSNFIFLSLLFILSYMRLLLKVEWSPGQLRSDGLLSAEGTNMNNNQQEDGKDSASDAEPPGPPQTTPTNVSLDGNETEVHNRQMNGQSGRNQSESINDGEVERVEGGLRKLPNATDKYTE